The genome window GTCTTGGAGCACAAAAGGAAAGTGGCTAGCAACATCAGGTGCATCAGCTGCAATTGTTTGGCCTTTTTATACGAAAGATGGCCCAATAGGTAAAGCACCATTAGAGCTTGGAGTACGAACAAATGCACTTGTTAGTATAGTTTCATGCCATCCAAGCAAAGAAATTGTAGCTATAGGCTTTAACGATGGAATGATTTCATGTGTACATTTTAGTGGTGGAAAAGAAATATTTATTAAATCCTGCAGTAATAGTGCCATTTCAGCACTCAGTTGGAATAAAACAGGTAATTACCTTGCATTTGGCAGTGAAAATGGTGAATGCGGCATCATAAATATGACCACTTAAAAACATAACAATAAAGCGTTTTTTATACTTTAAAACTGATAGCGTATACCCCCAGAAATACTTGTGCCAGAGAAACCTGCTTTAGTGAGTTTATGTTTATATAATAAATCGCCATGAAACACTATTTCAGAAAGTAATTGGGCATGAATGCCTAGCCCTGCCTCCACTGTAGAACCAAATGCCCCTAACTGAAAAGCATTTTTAAAATGTACTATCTGTTTATTTTCATAACTATGCGCAAAATGAAATTTGCTATAAAAAGAAACTATACGCTCCTCTTCAGACCCTGTCATAACTTTAATGAAACGACTACCAACACGTGCAATCCATTGGTTATGATTTCCTAAATCTATATCAAACCGATCAATATCACGAGCCTTATCAAACATGACAGACTGATAAATAACTTGTATCTGTGGCTCAATAACAAACCCATCATAATTCGTTACTATAGCTTGCCCTCCCATTAAAGAAGAACTCAGAAGATCACCCTTTAAAGTCGCTGTTTTCCCTCGAGCCAAAGTCGAAACAATACCTTTAAAGGAACTAAAAGAAATAAGCCCATTCATATAAAAGCCTGTATCACGCTGTAAGTGAGCATAAAACTTTCCTGACCATTTATCAAATACACTCTTTTGACTTTGTTCAACAGCATAAGGCTGAAGAGAGAGCCTACTATAAGTTCCTATAGCTCCTAAAGACAAAGCACTATGCTTACTCTCTAATGTCTTTACAACACCTGCCATCATAGCATTATAGTCAAGATCAGCATTATAACCATATTCAAAAACAGTCAAATTTGAAGCATAGCGATGATGACCGCCATAACCATGTATAAAAAAGTTTGCCTCTTCACTGCTACCAGTTTCATTGATCCCATTTCGCCTAGCTTCTAATAGCTCGTATTGATTATTCATATCTACAAAATCTGTATGGAATAAAGCATGAGGCAAAACCAAATAACTTGGAAGCTGTGGTACAACTGCCAGCACCCTTTTTTTAGGTAAATCTGGTTTCTCCGAACGTTGAGGTTCAAGAGGATCAATATATTCAACTTGAAGACGATAATCCCAAAAACCTTTATTAGATTTATTACCTCTATTTCCTTCTTCCCCATTAGTTCCAACCAATCTTTGTCTTGGATCCGCAGGACCTAAATCAGAACCTGGACCATAAGCATAAAGACGATATTGATAAGGTAAATTATCTAAGGTCATATAATTATTCGACAACTTAAAAGAATCTTGCTCAGCTGTTCCAGAAACCTGTATAATAGAAATACCTTTGTTATTTCCAACTCGATCCATTTCATCTCCGCCACTTCCTGAAACAGCTAAAACATGAACTGTAGTCGTACCAGATACATCTCCATCGATTAAAACTCGATCCGTCTTTTGATTAGCAATTTCACCCCCTTGATTTAGATAAGTATTAATATAAAGTTGTGCATTACCCTTTGCTGTATAAACAGTACCACTCCCTTTACCAATACGAAGCGTTTGATAAACATTCGATATCGGCTTTTTAAAAATAACACTACTATCTGAAAGAAGCATAGTAGAAATAGATGAATCTATAGCACTCAAACCATTTAAACGCTGCTGTTGCTGTGCCCTTCTTGTTAAAGTCCATGTCGAACCATTGTTCAAATGCAAATCCACTATAGCTCTATTGGTAATTAAAGCACCACCTTCTAGTTTAGAGTGGTCAGCCTCAATCTTTAAAACACCACTATTAGCTTGCAACAAAAGATCACCAGAAACAGTTGTATTCTCCGATAATTTAAGGCTGAGATCATGATTATTATCAGACTTATCACTATAAATAACCGTACTTTTGGGAACAGTAAAATTTGCTTTCTTCAAAGAAACAACTATACTTTTAGAAGGTTCGCTCTTCTTATCTTTATCTAGATGATGTAAATACATGCCATAAAATTGGTCACTATTTACTTGAATATTTGTACCATCAATATCAACCTCAATTGGTTTTAAAGCTTCTTCACTTGATTTTACAGTTTCTTTCGGCTCTTCAACATCAAACACCAGACCATGTGCATATTCTAGAGTAACATCTCCTTTCTCCATCGTTAAAACACTACCTGGACGTATATGAAAAGCAGTTTGAACAGTAGAAGAAAATACAGCATGCTGATGGTTAATATCGTCACTTCCTTTAACATTACTAATAGCAATATTGTCTAAAATAATCTCTCCTGTATCTATATAAACTGCATTACCTGACGTAAAAGTAATATCTCCCTTGCCTTCCTCTCTCCCCATCATAATAGAAGCATTGTCCTTATTTAAAAGACCTACCCCCTTATGACCGACTTTAATGCTGACCCCATCTAAACTAATATAAGCCCAATCACCACGAGAATAAACAGCAACCTCACTATCCTCAATTGATCCTGATCCCAGGTATATTAAACTATTGGATTCAGCATTAAGACCTACTGTTAAATCCTTCAAGGTTCCTTTACCTGAAATAACCGCACCCTCTTGTTCTACCCGCACACCATATATATGCTTAGGTATACGAGTACCTTCTCGTACTGGACCCGAAATCTTAATACGCTCCAAATCAAGGATAGCACTATTCAACACATATAGTGCAATTTCCCCTTCACTTAGTGTGATTTCTCTTTCTTGTTCTTGTCTTTGCTTCTGATTTTTTTGTTTATCTTTGTTTTGCCGTGTCACATAATATCGTTTTTCTTTTATAAAGTAGTTTATAATGGGATCTGCTTTGTCTAGACACTCTTTTACAGTAAAAGTACGATCGTCCAATTGTACGCTACTAGAACATTTTCTAATTTCTGGATGACCAGTATTAGCTAGAAGAAAAGAAGAGAGAAGAGAAGAGAAGAGAAGAGAAGAGAAGAGAAGATTTGCAGCATATTTAATATTTAACATGTAACAACTCAATAAAGCTAAAAATATTTAATATCATATTAACACATTATGAACTATATTACATCAATAAATACATTTCAAATTATTATTATAAATAAAGTATCTTTATTACATACCGTATCTCTGTATTAACCTTTACCAATTAAAAACACTTAATATCTCTTAACAGAAATATTCTTTAAGGTCGATCTTAAAGAAAGAGTCTCTCAATAACTTTATAGAGCTGAACTAAAAACATAGAATGCAGTAAATATTGACCAAAAAACAAAAAAAACTAATTTAAATAAAAAATAACACTTATAATCACGCATTTTATTATTTGTCTTTCATCATTAGCAATAGAATCATGGCCCCAACATAATCGTATCTTACCAATAAGTGGATTACGTACACTTTCACGAATACGAGCAACCTCTGCATTAAAAGGGTAAAGAGCAGCTAATGCTCTACGTTTTTGTTTGGGTACAAATAAAACTGATATTATCGATCACGATCTGTATTACGTAAAATATCAAGACAATAAGGAAGAAAATTTGTCATTCTATTGCAAATAATAACGCAGCAACCGCACGATCTTCAGCCAATAGAACATTAAACGTACGTACTGCAGCTCCCGTACTCATTGTATCTGTTGAAATATGCTTTTCCCATAAAAGAAACCTTAGCTTTTCGGGTAAGCTTAACAATTCGAGTCCAGTACCTATCAATAAAATCTCAATCTTATTTGCTTCTTCCAAAACACGAGAAATATTATCCTGTGTAGGAATAGGCCCTGCCATGTTGATACCATAAATACCTGACGGTAAACAAATAATAGAACCTTTATGAGACATATCTGCGAAACGAAATCCGCCATTCCCATAAGCATCAATAGGTGCACGTCCTGGAAAATGCGCTTTACGAATTTGAATTGCATATGACATAATAAGCATCCTTTATTTTTGAAAACCCAATTGCATTTTTCTCTCCTAAATCAACATATAAACTAATAATAAAAACTAACGCATAATCGTGAAACTATAACATTTTACCAAAGATACATAAAATCTTTAATATCAATACCACCAAAATAAACAAAGAGAGCAATATTCTAAGAAATATTGCAAATAATGCTAAAAAGTTTGCAATAAAATGCAACGAGCACGTATATTATAAACAGGGGAAATCATCTCAATTTTTTGAGAAAAAACTCGGTGATATACAGCAAGCACATTAAGTAATAAAAATTATAAACTGCTGTAATATTTCATCAATTAAATTAGTTTATTTTAAAATAATCTATTTAAAAAAGCAATGCAATTGAATTTATCAATTAGCAAGCCACTCATAAAATATAATGGCCCTTATACAAAAAGCCATTATGTATCCGTAAAAATAATGTTTCAAAAGATCATATAAATCACAACTACGTTTTTGGTTTATTTTTCTTTTGTATAACTTTTTTTATTTTATTAGTAGACACATTTTTCTTTATTCCAACTTTATCTTTAGAAATTTTGGATTCTTTTATTTTAGTGCCAAGTTTTGATCTTTCTTCCGATAGTGGTTCACCCTTAACGCGAACATCAGCCAATGTTGAACGAATAACACGAATACGTATACCTTCTCCAATTTCAACTTCTAACTCGCCACTCTCATCATATACTTTTGTAACTTTACCGAGAATACCTCCACCCGTTACAACTGTATCTCCACGACGCACAGCATTAAGCATTTCCTGCCTCTTTTTCATTTGTGCACGCTGTGGACGAATGATCAAAAAATACATAATTGCAAAAATTAAAATGAAAGGGATAAAGGTAATAAATGATGCTCCATTCGAAGTACCACTTATAGCCTGAGCATAAGCGTTAGTAACCAACATTTTTATCTCCTATAGATTAAACTTCAAGTATCTCTCACTTTACTAAAATAAGTTTTTGACTCAGAAGAAGAAAACTCATCTAGATACTGTAAAACTACATCATACAGTTGCAACTTATTTCAAAGGAAATAAAACTTTAAGAACAAGAAAGCAACGAACAAATATTAAAAAAATTTTATTTCGTTTTTCTGTATATCATGTAAATATAAAATTT of Bartonella sp. JB63 contains these proteins:
- a CDS encoding autotransporter outer membrane beta-barrel domain-containing protein; amino-acid sequence: MLNIKYAANLLFSSLLFSSLLSSFLLANTGHPEIRKCSSSVQLDDRTFTVKECLDKADPIINYFIKEKRYYVTRQNKDKQKNQKQRQEQEREITLSEGEIALYVLNSAILDLERIKISGPVREGTRIPKHIYGVRVEQEGAVISGKGTLKDLTVGLNAESNSLIYLGSGSIEDSEVAVYSRGDWAYISLDGVSIKVGHKGVGLLNKDNASIMMGREEGKGDITFTSGNAVYIDTGEIILDNIAISNVKGSDDINHQHAVFSSTVQTAFHIRPGSVLTMEKGDVTLEYAHGLVFDVEEPKETVKSSEEALKPIEVDIDGTNIQVNSDQFYGMYLHHLDKDKKSEPSKSIVVSLKKANFTVPKSTVIYSDKSDNNHDLSLKLSENTTVSGDLLLQANSGVLKIEADHSKLEGGALITNRAIVDLHLNNGSTWTLTRRAQQQQRLNGLSAIDSSISTMLLSDSSVIFKKPISNVYQTLRIGKGSGTVYTAKGNAQLYINTYLNQGGEIANQKTDRVLIDGDVSGTTTVHVLAVSGSGGDEMDRVGNNKGISIIQVSGTAEQDSFKLSNNYMTLDNLPYQYRLYAYGPGSDLGPADPRQRLVGTNGEEGNRGNKSNKGFWDYRLQVEYIDPLEPQRSEKPDLPKKRVLAVVPQLPSYLVLPHALFHTDFVDMNNQYELLEARRNGINETGSSEEANFFIHGYGGHHRYASNLTVFEYGYNADLDYNAMMAGVVKTLESKHSALSLGAIGTYSRLSLQPYAVEQSQKSVFDKWSGKFYAHLQRDTGFYMNGLISFSSFKGIVSTLARGKTATLKGDLLSSSLMGGQAIVTNYDGFVIEPQIQVIYQSVMFDKARDIDRFDIDLGNHNQWIARVGSRFIKVMTGSEEERIVSFYSKFHFAHSYENKQIVHFKNAFQLGAFGSTVEAGLGIHAQLLSEIVFHGDLLYKHKLTKAGFSGTSISGGIRYQF
- the yajC gene encoding preprotein translocase subunit YajC, which translates into the protein MLVTNAYAQAISGTSNGASFITFIPFILIFAIMYFLIIRPQRAQMKKRQEMLNAVRRGDTVVTGGGILGKVTKVYDESGELEVEIGEGIRIRVIRSTLADVRVKGEPLSEERSKLGTKIKESKISKDKVGIKKNVSTNKIKKVIQKKNKPKT
- a CDS encoding Mth938-like domain-containing protein, producing the protein MSYAIQIRKAHFPGRAPIDAYGNGGFRFADMSHKGSIICLPSGIYGINMAGPIPTQDNISRVLEEANKIEILLIGTGLELLSLPEKLRFLLWEKHISTDTMSTGAAVRTFNVLLAEDRAVAALLFAIE